Within the uncultured Fibrobacter sp. genome, the region AATAAAAAAAGAGTGTTAAAATTTTTTTCATAAGATTCCCTTCAAAAGTTCTTATGGAAAGATAGCTTTTTGTAAATAAAGTACAGCGAGTCCAGTCATTTTGCACCCGTTTCCTACGGCATTTGACCATTTGTGCACTAAATAACAAAAAAAATCCCGAGAATTTTTCTACATTTACCTCCATGAATTCTAACACGCCAGATACTACTCTTGGACTTTCCAACGTAAATCATCTTGAAAGGCTCTACGATGGCTGGTTCCTCGACTACGCGAGCTATGTCATCCTCGACCGCGCCGTTCCGTACTTCGAAGACGGCCTCAAGCCGGTCCAGCGCCGCATTTTGCATTCCCTTTTCGAAAACCACGATGGTCGTTACCAGAAGGTCGCCACTATCGTCGGCCGCACCATGGCCTACCACCCGCACGGCGACGCCTCCATTGGCGATGCGCTCGTCACCCTCGGCCAGAAAGGCCTGCTTATAGACACCCAGGGTAACTGGGGCAACCCGCTCACCGGCGACGACGCTGCCGCCCCCCGTTATATCGAAGGCCGCCTCACCCAGTTCGCGGTCGATGTCGTGTTCAACCCCGAGACCACGGAATGGATCCCGAGCTACGACGGACGTAGCGAAGAACCCGTCACGCTCCCGGTCAAGTTTCCGCTGCTGCTCGCCCAAGGCGTCGACGGCATCGCGGTCGGCCTTTCCACGAGCATCCTCCCCCACAATTTCCGCGAGCTCTGCGAAGCAAGCATCGCCATCCTCAAGGGGAAAAAGTTCACGCTGTACCCGGACTTCTTTACCGGCGGCATCATCGACGTGAGCGACTACAACGACGGCATGCGTGGCGGCAAGGTCCGCGTCCGCGCCAAGATCGAAAAAGTCGACAACAAGACGCTCGCCATCCGTGAAATCCCCTACGGCACCACGACGACAAGCCTCATCGACAGTATCGTGAAGGCCAACGACAAGGGCAAAATCAAAATCAAGCACGTCGACGACAACACGAGCAAGAACGTCGAGATCCTCATCCACCTGCAGCCGGGCACGGAACCGCAGGTCGCCATCGACGCACTCTACGCATTCACGGACTGCGAAAAGTCGCTTTCCCCGTGTACCTGCGTCATCGTGAACAAGCACCCGAAATTCATCGGCGTCTCCGAAATCCTCCGGATGAACACGGAACACACCGTGAAACTCCTCCAGTGGGAACTCGAGAACGAGCGCAAGCACCTCGAAGACAAGTGGCACATGACGAGCCTCGAAAAGATCTTCATCGAGAAGGAAGTCTACGAGGTCATCAAGAAGGCCCGCGACCGCGACGAGATGGTGAACCTCATCGACGAAGGCCTCAAGCCCTACGTCAAGCGCTACCTGCGCCGCAGCGTCACCCGCGAAGAAATCCTGAAACTCGCCGAAATCCCGGTCCGCCGCATCAGCCGCTTCGACCGCAAGAAGGCCGACGAACTTTTGGCCGAACTCGACGAAAAACTCGCCCAGAACAAGTACAACCTGGAACATATCACCGACTACGCCATTGACCACTTCAAGAACATCCTCAAGAAGTACGGCGAAGGCCGCGAACGCAAGACGCAGATTGCAGAATTCGGCAAGGTGAACGCCGTCCATGTGGCGCTTGCCAACCAGAAGCTGTACGTGAACCGCAAGGAAGGTTTTGTCGGCACGGGCATGAAGAAGGAAGAATACCTCTTCGACGTTTCCAACTACGACGACCTCATCGTGTTCAAGGCCGACGGAAGTTTCAAGATTGTGAAGGTCTCCGACAAGGACTTCGTAGGCAAGGACATCATCCTTGTCGAGAAGTTCAACAAGGACGACGAACGCCATATATACAACGTCATACACCAGGATGGCAAGGACGGCACCGCCTATATCAAGAGATTCAACGTAGGCGGCGTGACCCGCGACAAGGACTACTACATGGGCAAGAACAAGCCCGGCAGCAAGATTCTGTACCTGTCCAGCAACTTGAACGGCGAAGCGGAAGTGGTCGAAGTGACCCTCAAGCCACGCCCGCGCATCAAGCTCAACTTCGAAGTGGACTTCAGCGAAGTCGAGGTCAAGGGACGCGGTGCCATCGGCAACATTGTCACCAAGTACCCGGTCAAACACGTCAAACGCATCCGCAAGGGCGTGAGCACGCTCGGCGCAAGGGTTCTCTATTTCGACGCTCCGAGTGGCATTGTCTCGACCCAGAGGAAGGGCGACCGCATCGGAGAATTCGACGAGAAGGACAAGCTGCTCATCATCAAGGAAAACGGCACAGCCCGTATCCACGACATGGCAGACCCGATCCTCGTCGGTTCGAACATCAAGTACCTGCACAAGTTCGACCCCGCACAGGTATTCACCATCCTCTACTTCGAGGGCGGCAACTACAACTACATGGTAAAGCGCTTCAACCTCGAAGGTTGCCCGATGACGACCGAATTCAGCCTCGTCACGGACCACAAGGACACGAAGATGATTGAACTCTTCGCCACGGACGATGCGCGCCAGCTCATGGAATACCAGGTCGGCCGCGAAGTGCAAAAAGAGGAACTGGACTTGACCGAAGTCGCAGACGTCAAGGGCTACAAGGCGCTGGGCAGCAAGTTCACCGCCAAGAAGGTCAAGCGTACTAGCCGCATCTCCCCGCCAGACAGTTTCGACGACGGCACAAGCGACGAGGGCGAAGACGAAGGCGACCCGAAGTTGTTCTAGCCTCGTTTCTCATAACAAGCTATACAAAAAGAACTCCAGGGCAAGCCCTGGAGTTCCTTTTTTATGTTGGAGTGTGCTACAACCTGTTTATCGGATGGAGAAAAAACTATTTGGCCGTTGACACGTTCATCATCTTGCCGCTGCGGGCATTCCTGAGCAGGTACACACCCTTACCGTAACCGGCCTGAGAAAGAGCCTGTTGCGGAGCGCGACCAGCGAGGTCAACCGTGCCCATCAGCTTGCCAGCCAAAGAGTAAACGCGGTAGACATCACCATCGGATATTGAGAACTTGACCACGGTATTCTTGAACGATGTCGGAGGCGTCTGATCGCCGAAGGAGAACCAGTCCACATTCACATTGTCGCCCTGAATAACCAGGCGGATTACGTGTTCACCGGCCGTAAGATGAGCAGAGCCGCCAGTGAATTCCTTGTACACGCTCCAGTCATCGCCCGTTTTCGGGACGACAATGGTCTGACCGACGTCCTTCTCATCCACCTGGAACGAGAGGCTTGCAGAATCCATGCCCGTCGATGCAGAAACCTTGATAGCATAGTCCCCCTCGACAGGAACGTTGACTGTATATTCGATCCATTCGCCAACGCTCGTGTAGCCGACCGCCATGCCCTTCGAAGCATCGGCGGAATCCAGCAACACAATGTCCACGCCTTCGTCCGCACGGAAATTGGCATCACCCTGGTTCGCCTTTTCGGCATCGCTATAAGCCTTGCGGGCACCGCCCAAGTCGAACTTTTCAGCCTCGATGACCGCCGGGAGCGTCACGGCAACGCTGTCGTAAGGCAC harbors:
- a CDS encoding DNA gyrase/topoisomerase IV subunit A; translated protein: MNSNTPDTTLGLSNVNHLERLYDGWFLDYASYVILDRAVPYFEDGLKPVQRRILHSLFENHDGRYQKVATIVGRTMAYHPHGDASIGDALVTLGQKGLLIDTQGNWGNPLTGDDAAAPRYIEGRLTQFAVDVVFNPETTEWIPSYDGRSEEPVTLPVKFPLLLAQGVDGIAVGLSTSILPHNFRELCEASIAILKGKKFTLYPDFFTGGIIDVSDYNDGMRGGKVRVRAKIEKVDNKTLAIREIPYGTTTTSLIDSIVKANDKGKIKIKHVDDNTSKNVEILIHLQPGTEPQVAIDALYAFTDCEKSLSPCTCVIVNKHPKFIGVSEILRMNTEHTVKLLQWELENERKHLEDKWHMTSLEKIFIEKEVYEVIKKARDRDEMVNLIDEGLKPYVKRYLRRSVTREEILKLAEIPVRRISRFDRKKADELLAELDEKLAQNKYNLEHITDYAIDHFKNILKKYGEGRERKTQIAEFGKVNAVHVALANQKLYVNRKEGFVGTGMKKEEYLFDVSNYDDLIVFKADGSFKIVKVSDKDFVGKDIILVEKFNKDDERHIYNVIHQDGKDGTAYIKRFNVGGVTRDKDYYMGKNKPGSKILYLSSNLNGEAEVVEVTLKPRPRIKLNFEVDFSEVEVKGRGAIGNIVTKYPVKHVKRIRKGVSTLGARVLYFDAPSGIVSTQRKGDRIGEFDEKDKLLIIKENGTARIHDMADPILVGSNIKYLHKFDPAQVFTILYFEGGNYNYMVKRFNLEGCPMTTEFSLVTDHKDTKMIELFATDDARQLMEYQVGREVQKEELDLTEVADVKGYKALGSKFTAKKVKRTSRISPPDSFDDGTSDEGEDEGDPKLF